Proteins from one Portunus trituberculatus isolate SZX2019 chromosome 38, ASM1759143v1, whole genome shotgun sequence genomic window:
- the LOC123514941 gene encoding uncharacterized protein LOC123514941, with the protein MRQLNEKPEEIPTVTCAQMLVGWWLLFGLLTAATYRSSLIAHLSVPAMSAPVDTFEELIGRAGWSWGLEPTYGAEWEWFKGSASPTVRKVFQGIEVLPTKEHLQRVMAGSHALLTWKFYIQSLIASRFTDASGYTPLYIGRSQQYVSTGYGWGFRKGAPFLRRINEVKQWLLEAGLVNYWLDDLIQASAQAARMKQAAAGGTEQKEQARAAEDGRLVLGLGHLQTAMYLLVVGSGFAFLGLLGELVLPHH; encoded by the exons ATGAGGCAGCTTAATGAAAAGCCTGAGGAGATTCCAACAGTCACGTGTGCACAGATGCTGGTGGGGTGGTGGCTACTGTTTGGCCTGTTGACAGCGGCTACCTACCGGTCTTCTCTGATCGCCCACCTATCGGTGCCGGCCATGAGCGCGCCTGTGGACACTTTCGAGGAACTGATAGGCCGTGCTGGGTGGTCTTGGGGGCTGGAGCCAACATATGGCGCCGAATGGGAATGGTTCAAGGGTAGCGCTTCGCCCACCGTCAGGAAGGTCTTCCAGGGAATCGAG GTACTGCCAACCAAGGAGCACCTGCAACGTGTCATGGCGGGCAGCCACGCCCTTCTCACCTGGAAATTTTACATTCAGTCCCTTATCGCCTCGCGCTTCACTGACGCCAGCGGCTACACTCCCCTCTACATTGGCCGCTCTCAGCAGTACGTCAGCACCGGCTACGGTTGGGGCTTCAG GAAAGGCGCACCGTTCCTCCGCCGTATAAATGAAGTAAAGCAGTGGCTGCTGGAGGCAGGACTCGTCAACTACTGGCTGGATGACCTCATCCAGGCCTCGGCGCAGGCAGCCAGGATGAAGCAGGCCGCGGCAGGGGGTACGGAGCAG AAAGAGCAGGCCAGGGCGGCAGAGGACGGGCGCTTGGTGCTGGGATTGGGTCACCTGCAGACTGCTATGTACCTCCTGGTGGTGGGGTCCGGGTTTGCCTTCCTAGGCCTGCTGGGGGAACTGGTCTTGCCCCATCATTGA